A stretch of the Saprospiraceae bacterium genome encodes the following:
- a CDS encoding transposase, translating to MRYIQGTDRCQIFLFAENLDQIVDADNEVRLIDLIVESIKMADIHFKMHHIIEGRPAYNPKDLLKLFIYGYLNSIRSSRVWKRNAIET from the coding sequence ATGCGATACATACAAGGAACAGACCGGTGTCAAATCTTTTTGTTTGCTGAAAACCTGGATCAGATCGTTGATGCTGACAATGAAGTCAGATTGATTGACTTGATTGTGGAAAGCATTAAGATGGCCGATATTCATTTTAAAATGCATCACATCATTGAAGGGCGACCAGCTTACAACCCCAAGGACCTACTCAAACTTTTTATTTATGGCTACTTGAACAGCATTCGTTCATCGCGAGTTTGGAAAAGGAATGCAATCGAAACGTAG
- a CDS encoding trypsin-like peptidase domain-containing protein: protein MKKQLVFLCLIIFFANTAIVQKYPITADILRQTYIIETDTQQGTCFLVNINNQEYLITAKHLFKSNLLNGDSTTINIYQEDKYYKLKVQYFIHTDNSLDIAVLKLTKSIQIMIPFSIDGNVTLGQDIYFLGFPKLDSHQFYTTSKIGILPLVKSGIISGWINTGQYCLYFLDGHNNPGFSGGPVVCFDNSSSKPVIFGVISGYYYENKLVQKNNKSIDSTYIQENSGIIKCFPTSIVKQIIYNIK from the coding sequence ATGAAAAAGCAATTAGTCTTCTTATGTTTAATAATTTTCTTTGCCAATACTGCAATTGTGCAAAAATACCCAATTACCGCTGACATTTTACGTCAAACTTATATAATAGAAACTGATACACAACAGGGAACTTGCTTTTTAGTTAATATCAATAACCAAGAATATTTAATAACAGCCAAGCACTTATTTAAATCAAATTTACTTAATGGAGATTCTACAACAATCAATATTTATCAAGAAGATAAATATTATAAACTTAAAGTTCAATATTTCATTCATACTGATAATTCATTGGACATTGCAGTTTTAAAATTAACCAAGTCTATTCAAATAATGATTCCATTTTCAATAGATGGAAATGTTACTCTTGGTCAAGATATATATTTTCTTGGATTTCCTAAATTAGATAGTCATCAATTTTATACAACCAGCAAGATTGGAATTCTTCCTCTTGTAAAAAGTGGTATAATATCTGGATGGATTAATACAGGTCAATATTGTCTTTACTTTCTTGATGGCCATAACAATCCAGGATTCTCAGGCGGACCTGTTGTTTGCTTTGATAACTCAAGTTCTAAACCCGTGATATTTGGGGTAATATCTGGCTATTATTATGAAAATAAACTAGTTCAAAAAAATAATAAGTCTATTGATTCAACATATATCCAAGAGAATTCAGGAATTATTAAATGTTTTCCAACCAGCATTGTAAAACAAATAATATATAACATTAAATAG
- a CDS encoding metallophosphoesterase: protein MESKILFKDFIPQKAVAWLSFFTLIHTLTREQKVKKSNDERESSNSFRDDILDCSKTSLSEYFIDYVSDTGDGFNETLSVLNFVTKDIELENKVLKQGELLLFGGDQCYPYSSYDNYANRLFGPFLLAQTLNNSAKNLFELAPEKTLIALPGNHDWYDGLNSFTEYFCCNKIYGTYKANQGRSYGAVKLKDNLWIWYLDMQLSENLNNRQIAYFTELVNQHQKGDEFQDQVWNIILSVPQPYWFQKTIDWDDKMTTQIERFISELFLRKNPYTIEASDHCEEKTYKKVLSLKLILTGDIHHYHRFSLRLDQSLNESIYILNKHVKPIQDNLQLITSGGGGAYSYPTHHLEDRTSRKPFQARINNHVLHYEKCYPDAFESWKQCHSCVWNLLAKNFSFSLYILIAYLVFGFVNFLDLQKLTLIDPQRVQLYLWLNIVGFIIIPGGIAYSMTDRLDKSFKNLEYYHKFGWILLVVALCLLNITVCIFCLRLYESLFSYFHLSFYLILGLLSIVSTFIFSLYIYLSHINFKLHDNEVFSISQINRFKNFLRIKIDKEKITIYPIGIPDINKKLIEYFKYNDDVSLIEALNQTKIEKIEQEIEINL from the coding sequence ATGGAATCAAAGATATTATTTAAGGATTTTATACCTCAGAAGGCTGTCGCATGGTTATCATTCTTTACTTTAATTCATACATTAACGCGGGAGCAAAAAGTTAAAAAATCCAATGACGAAAGGGAATCCAGTAATTCATTTCGGGATGATATTTTAGATTGTAGTAAAACTTCCTTAAGTGAATATTTTATTGATTACGTTTCTGATACTGGTGATGGTTTTAATGAAACACTTAGTGTGTTGAATTTTGTTACAAAAGATATTGAACTTGAAAACAAGGTATTAAAGCAAGGAGAATTATTGTTATTTGGAGGAGATCAATGTTATCCTTATTCAAGTTATGATAATTATGCAAATAGGTTGTTTGGTCCATTCCTGTTAGCTCAAACTTTAAATAATTCGGCAAAGAACTTGTTTGAATTGGCGCCAGAGAAAACATTGATTGCGCTTCCGGGAAATCACGATTGGTATGATGGACTTAATTCGTTTACTGAGTATTTTTGTTGCAATAAAATATACGGAACCTATAAAGCTAATCAAGGGAGGTCTTATGGAGCTGTAAAACTAAAAGATAATTTGTGGATTTGGTATCTTGATATGCAATTGTCTGAGAATTTAAATAACCGGCAAATAGCGTATTTTACTGAATTGGTTAATCAACATCAAAAGGGGGATGAATTTCAAGATCAAGTATGGAATATCATCCTGAGTGTACCTCAGCCATATTGGTTTCAAAAGACAATTGATTGGGATGACAAAATGACTACTCAAATTGAGCGCTTTATTTCTGAATTGTTTTTACGTAAAAATCCATATACAATTGAAGCAAGTGATCATTGTGAAGAAAAAACTTATAAAAAGGTTCTAAGCCTTAAATTAATTCTAACAGGAGATATTCATCATTACCATCGGTTTTCGCTAAGATTGGATCAGTCTTTGAATGAAAGTATTTATATACTTAATAAGCACGTCAAGCCTATTCAGGATAATTTGCAATTGATAACTTCAGGAGGCGGAGGGGCTTATAGTTATCCTACGCATCATCTGGAGGATAGAACCAGTCGCAAACCATTTCAAGCTCGTATCAACAATCATGTGTTACATTATGAAAAATGTTACCCTGATGCATTTGAATCCTGGAAGCAATGTCATTCATGTGTTTGGAATCTATTAGCAAAGAATTTTTCCTTTTCTCTTTACATTTTAATTGCATATTTAGTATTTGGATTTGTTAATTTTTTGGATTTGCAAAAATTAACTCTAATTGATCCACAAAGAGTGCAGTTATATTTGTGGTTAAACATAGTAGGATTTATTATTATTCCGGGCGGAATTGCATATTCTATGACGGATAGACTGGATAAGTCCTTTAAAAATCTGGAATACTACCATAAATTTGGGTGGATACTTTTAGTTGTGGCCTTATGTTTGTTGAATATTACAGTCTGCATTTTCTGTTTACGCTTATATGAATCTTTATTTTCTTATTTTCATTTAAGTTTTTATCTGATATTGGGCTTATTATCAATTGTTAGTACGTTCATTTTTAGCTTGTACATTTATCTTTCACACATTAATTTTAAACTGCATGATAATGAAGTGTTTTCAATCTCCCAGATAAATCGTTTTAAAAATTTTCTTCGAATTAAAATTGATAAAGAGAAAATAACCATATACCCAATTGGAATACCGGATATAAATAAAAAATTGATAGAATATTTTAAATACAATGACGATGTATCATTAATAGAAGCTCTAAATCAAACTAAAATTGAGAAAATTGAGCAGGAGATTGAAATTAATTTGTGA
- a CDS encoding amidohydrolase family protein: MPRRIYYNCHTHIFNVHVLPDNIMGPTMGYIIKALKFGQLPFWALSFLKMLGIFSDGGGVERLKMFFQSFSQGPQEDVFKHLVSLYSEFAYDKEFRFVVLSQDMDSNGVAKPKEDIYRQVEDLSEIKNCNLPTLMAEKMMPFIGINPHTHPTYQSIIDFVKHYIEKRGFSGVKIYPSSGYFADDEKLMPLWAYCSSNEIPIMTHCTCGPIYFRGDLKSRLGDKVRYPELSYNKVAQANFTDMHYFKKVLSVYPKLKICFAHCGGASVVKAYQYSAERRVAEIQKEWYKQLKEMCLQYDNVYCDISFLNSDKDRLLEIKSDFDSGKLNKDRLLYGTDFFVNMHKTSEHMAFNRSVECFDFLKIGSSNPAKYLTSKLQIAPEII; encoded by the coding sequence ATGCCGAGAAGGATCTATTATAATTGTCATACCCATATTTTTAATGTTCATGTTTTACCCGATAATATTATGGGGCCTACTATGGGTTATATTATCAAAGCATTGAAATTTGGTCAATTACCTTTTTGGGCATTGAGTTTTTTGAAAATGCTTGGAATTTTTAGTGATGGGGGAGGCGTTGAAAGATTGAAAATGTTCTTCCAGTCCTTTTCCCAGGGTCCTCAGGAAGATGTTTTTAAACACCTGGTTTCATTGTATTCAGAATTTGCATATGATAAAGAATTTCGATTTGTAGTCCTTAGTCAGGATATGGACAGCAACGGTGTTGCAAAACCCAAAGAAGATATTTATCGACAAGTAGAAGATTTGTCGGAGATTAAGAACTGCAATCTTCCTACTCTTATGGCTGAAAAGATGATGCCATTTATAGGGATTAATCCTCATACACACCCTACATACCAATCAATTATTGATTTTGTAAAACATTATATAGAAAAACGTGGCTTCAGTGGCGTTAAAATTTATCCTTCTTCTGGTTATTTTGCGGATGATGAGAAATTAATGCCTTTGTGGGCATATTGTTCAAGCAATGAAATTCCAATAATGACCCATTGCACTTGCGGACCTATCTATTTTAGAGGAGATTTGAAAAGTCGATTAGGAGACAAGGTCCGTTATCCCGAACTTTCATATAACAAAGTAGCGCAAGCGAATTTTACGGATATGCACTATTTTAAAAAAGTGTTGAGTGTTTATCCTAAACTTAAAATTTGTTTTGCTCATTGTGGAGGAGCTTCGGTTGTGAAGGCATATCAATATTCTGCTGAACGTAGAGTTGCGGAAATTCAAAAGGAATGGTACAAACAACTTAAGGAAATGTGCTTGCAATATGATAATGTTTATTGTGATATCAGTTTTTTAAATTCTGATAAGGATCGTCTTTTAGAAATAAAAAGTGATTTTGACTCAGGTAAATTAAATAAGGATAGACTGTTATATGGTACAGACTTTTTTGTTAATATGCATAAAACATCTGAACATATGGCTTTTAATAGAAGTGTTGAATGTTTTGATTTCTTAAAAATTGGTTCGTCGAATCCAGCAAAGTATTTAACGAGCAAACTTCAAATAGCGCCGGAAATTATTTGA
- a CDS encoding transposase has product MEKECNRNVEVMWLLKQLYPDHNTISNFRRDNEKAIRKVFRYTVSIAKEFELIGGKLIDGDSTKFRAQNSKKNNFNQKKITQHLEYIDNKLNQYTMSLAEADEDNKEAIQAHIEKHNSRKQFYHDLSAQLDQSGEVQISTSDPDSRQLITRNNITEVAYNVQTTVDENNKLVLDYKATNNNDSKTMGGMLRRAQIILQTNEFTALYDKGYHTGSELKSAIDRDIEVMVAIPDVSSAYMAPDPAYNVSEFFYDVESQTYTCPQGQLLTTKGHWYKKDRNAPGKKNAPILVQHFKTGA; this is encoded by the coding sequence TTGGAAAAGGAATGCAATCGAAACGTAGAAGTAATGTGGCTGCTCAAGCAACTTTATCCCGATCACAACACCATCAGTAACTTCAGGCGTGACAATGAAAAAGCTATACGCAAAGTCTTCCGCTACACGGTAAGTATTGCAAAAGAGTTTGAACTCATCGGTGGAAAACTCATCGATGGAGACAGCACCAAGTTTCGGGCCCAGAACAGTAAAAAAAACAATTTCAACCAAAAGAAAATAACACAACACCTTGAGTACATCGACAATAAACTAAACCAATACACCATGTCACTTGCCGAGGCAGATGAGGACAACAAGGAAGCTATTCAGGCTCATATTGAAAAACACAACAGCCGTAAACAATTTTATCATGATCTCTCTGCCCAATTAGATCAAAGCGGGGAAGTGCAAATATCCACGTCAGACCCCGACAGCCGACAGCTCATTACCCGAAACAACATTACCGAGGTTGCCTATAATGTGCAGACTACGGTCGATGAGAACAATAAACTTGTCCTGGATTATAAAGCAACCAACAATAATGACAGCAAAACTATGGGCGGCATGCTGCGAAGAGCTCAAATCATTTTACAGACCAATGAATTTACGGCCCTCTACGACAAAGGATATCACACCGGCAGTGAACTTAAATCTGCCATCGATCGCGACATTGAAGTAATGGTAGCCATTCCTGATGTTTCATCTGCATACATGGCTCCTGATCCGGCTTACAATGTATCTGAATTTTTTTATGATGTTGAAAGCCAAACTTACACCTGTCCACAGGGACAACTATTGACAACCAAAGGTCATTGGTACAAAAAAGACCGCAATGCTCCCGGAAAAAAGAATGCGCCCATACTGGTCCAACATTTTAAGACCGGGGCATGA
- a CDS encoding transposase, with protein sequence MERTEYQNYVDQNKKNIESKPEIYKRRQAIIEHTYGIIKRQWGFYYITTKRGIKRASADVGLMFTAFNFRRFFNILEKNELKVFLQTLFN encoded by the coding sequence ATTGAACGAACTGAGTATCAAAATTACGTTGATCAAAATAAGAAAAACATTGAATCCAAGCCAGAGATATACAAAAGGCGACAAGCCATAATCGAACATACTTACGGAATCATCAAACGCCAATGGGGTTTTTATTACATCACTACAAAACGAGGTATAAAGCGTGCAAGTGCCGATGTTGGCCTGATGTTCACAGCCTTTAACTTTCGAAGATTTTTCAACATTCTTGAAAAAAATGAGCTAAAAGTGTTCCTCCAAACACTTTTCAATTGA